CAAAGAAGGCAAGCAGTATACCCATGAGAAAACCGTTCACAACAAGTATCATTACAGGGACGATGTACGGGAGCATATAGGCCAGCATGCGATAGTCATCCTTTCCGTAACCGCAGTACTGCCATATAGTTCCCTCTTCTTTTTGGCCTGTTTTATGCATGGAAGCAAAATCAGGGTCCCTGGATGATACGACCTTTTGCAGTAGTCTGTTTAGCGGCATCAGCAGTCTTTCGAAACTTATGGAAATAAATGTGTATACTTTGCTACCTTTCCTCATTTCTATATCCCTGACAAGTAACGGATGTATCAGCAGGAACAGACCTGCTCCAACCGAAGCGCTGAACACGGCCAGGCTGTTGAAGATGAAGATAGCCCACATGGGACTGATATACTCGGCAGTGACCACTACCTTGGCAGTTGCAGCAGAGGCCGTGGAAGTGATGGCATCATTAACAGGTGCTGGCTCTGATAATGTCATTGTGAAAGAGTACAGGATCATGCTGAACACAAGTGCTATCATCAGCGATGCAGCAAAGGTCTTTGCAGACCAGAGTAGGTCTTTTTTATTTATCTGAAATCTTGTTGTGGATTCTGACATTTGTATAGGTGTTTATTTATACTATATTTTATAAAAAATATCCGATACATTAAAATATATAGCAACATTATAATACACATAAAACTATATTAGTCTAGTTATTCACGAGGAAGTATTATGAGGATACCTACAGGAATTGAGGGATTTGATGAGCTGGTACAGGGAGGCCTTCTTTCAGAGAGGGTCTATGTGTTAAGCGGTCCTCCGGGCAGCGGGAAAACGACATTTGGTGTTCAGTTCCTTGCAAGCGGGGCAGCAGAGGGTGAGGTAGGCCTGTATTGCACCCTGCTTGAGTGTCCGCAGAACATCATCGATGATATGTCCAATTTTTCAATGAATATCCCTGCACTCATAAAGGCTCAGAAACTTCTCTTTGCAGACCTTGGTCCGAGGATGGAGTACGGATACATGGATGAGGTGAACGAGTTCATCACTCCTGATTATAATGTAGGCAGGACATCCATTGAAAGTGAGGCACCGTCTCCTTCAATGGTATTCAAGGAAATTGCAGCATATGTTTCCGAATATGATGTTAAGCGCCTTGTAATTGACTCGGTTTCAGCTATCAGATTCACCACAAACGACTTCTCTCTCCAGGAAAAAGAGATGAGCAGGTTTGTCAGAAACCTTAAAAAACTGGGCTGTACCACAGTCCTCCTGTCTGAAATGACCGATCCCACAGCCTATTCCACCGAACAGTTTGCCGCACATGGTGTTATATTCATGCACAACTTCCTGTATGACAAGACAATGACACGTGCCATCCAGCTTATCAAGATGCGCGGCACAAGGCATGACTGTAATATGCGTTCGGTAAGCTTTTCGGAAAACGGGCTCAAGGTCGAAGGATATCTGGAATAATGGTAGTTAGCAATGGTAGGACTATTCAAGCGAGATAAAGAAAGCAAGAAGATATCTGAAGAAGACAAGGATCATCTTGCAGAAGTTTCCTATAAGCTCGGATACGAGGTAGGTTACCACAGGCACTCGGAAATAGGCTGGGTTCAGGAGCAATTAAATAAGCTCTACGGATTTGCCGAGGAGTATGACCTTCGGGACTTTGCCCGCGAGAATTACATACACGGTAAAGATGAAGGTGCCAAGGCAAAGGAAAGGGACACAAAATCAGGTCTTTTCAGGGGTGCAGGTAAAGAAAGCACAGCAGAACCCGACAAAGCTTCCGGTTTTACTCCGGAGAGCACTGCTAAAGCGTCCTTCACAAAGAGTGACTCCGGCTTTACAGTTGAGAGAACATCGATTGAAAGCTCCTCAACTGCAATACAGCAGCCAACCCTCACGGACCTGCCTGAAAATGTGCAGCTTACAAAAGCAGTTGAGAGACCCTCAATACTTGAG
The window above is part of the Methanolobus zinderi genome. Proteins encoded here:
- a CDS encoding stage II sporulation protein M, which translates into the protein MSESTTRFQINKKDLLWSAKTFAASLMIALVFSMILYSFTMTLSEPAPVNDAITSTASAATAKVVVTAEYISPMWAIFIFNSLAVFSASVGAGLFLLIHPLLVRDIEMRKGSKVYTFISISFERLLMPLNRLLQKVVSSRDPDFASMHKTGQKEEGTIWQYCGYGKDDYRMLAYMLPYIVPVMILVVNGFLMGILLAFFVFNGALTGFQLFGEEGIIVGMLYNVAYFVISIIPHGVIEIPAILLAAAVGRRFAYIQSHEIMNKGLFLGDSIESLKKDVSRVIGTVREYLNSRYLWKMFGLMVVMLLIAAYIETYVTLEIIERVMSVLDDFVEKVFL
- a CDS encoding RAD55 family ATPase, giving the protein MRIPTGIEGFDELVQGGLLSERVYVLSGPPGSGKTTFGVQFLASGAAEGEVGLYCTLLECPQNIIDDMSNFSMNIPALIKAQKLLFADLGPRMEYGYMDEVNEFITPDYNVGRTSIESEAPSPSMVFKEIAAYVSEYDVKRLVIDSVSAIRFTTNDFSLQEKEMSRFVRNLKKLGCTTVLLSEMTDPTAYSTEQFAAHGVIFMHNFLYDKTMTRAIQLIKMRGTRHDCNMRSVSFSENGLKVEGYLE